One genomic region from Burkholderia latens encodes:
- the mutL gene encoding DNA mismatch repair endonuclease MutL — MSEITETATGAASAPAPRPLRAIQPLPDQLISQIAAGEVVERPASVVKELLENAMDAGATTLRIVLEEGGVKRISITDDGCGIPPDELPLALMRHATSKIRSLEELEAVATLGFRGEALASIASVAEMSITSRTADAAHATKIDATTGALSPAAGAVGTTIEVRELYFNTPARRKFLKSEQTEFGHCLEMIRRAALARPDVAISVLHNGKAVEHWNATEPAQRVAKILGDSFATAHLPLDEQAGPLAVYGCAGLPTASRGRADQQYFFVNGRFVRDKLLTHAVRAAYEDVLHGDRYPSYVLFLDLPPEAVDVNVHPSKIEVRFRDSRSIHQYVFHAVQRALARHAGASPETTAGGHAAHIEAAPGGPASFQTTPLGQRSASGTGGSGFSPAASSSSSGTTWMRQARMTQGTLPVAQPLALYDALFGRKDTGSGAPDGTARVSGDAGGSVAAPIAPLPGFGGSPVVAAAHDDQPLGFALGQIHGIYVLAQNAHGLVIVDMHAAHERILYEQFKNALADRTVAVQSLLLPVSMTATPVEIGTAEEERETLESLGFDLAVLSPTTLAIRAVPALLKDADLQSLARAVLADLHAFGGSRVLTERQHELLGTLACHHAVRANRRLTLDEMNALLRQMEATERADQCNHGRPTWYQLTLNDLDRLFMRGQ, encoded by the coding sequence ATGTCCGAAATCACCGAAACGGCCACGGGCGCCGCGTCCGCCCCCGCTCCGCGCCCGCTGCGCGCGATCCAGCCCCTGCCCGACCAGCTGATCAGCCAGATCGCTGCGGGTGAGGTCGTCGAACGCCCGGCATCGGTCGTCAAGGAGTTGCTGGAGAACGCGATGGACGCCGGCGCGACGACGCTGCGCATCGTGCTCGAGGAAGGCGGCGTCAAGCGGATCTCGATCACCGACGACGGTTGCGGGATTCCGCCCGACGAGCTCCCGCTCGCGCTGATGCGCCACGCGACGAGCAAGATCCGCTCGCTCGAGGAGCTCGAGGCAGTCGCGACGCTGGGTTTTCGCGGCGAAGCGCTCGCGTCGATCGCATCGGTCGCCGAGATGTCGATCACGAGCCGCACGGCCGACGCCGCGCACGCGACGAAGATCGACGCGACCACGGGCGCGCTGTCGCCAGCCGCCGGCGCGGTGGGCACGACGATCGAGGTGCGCGAGCTGTACTTCAACACGCCGGCGCGCCGCAAATTCCTCAAGAGCGAGCAGACCGAGTTCGGCCACTGCCTCGAGATGATCCGTCGCGCGGCGCTCGCACGGCCGGACGTCGCGATCTCGGTCCTGCACAACGGCAAGGCCGTCGAGCACTGGAACGCGACCGAACCCGCGCAGCGCGTCGCGAAAATCCTCGGCGACAGCTTCGCGACCGCGCACCTGCCGCTCGACGAGCAGGCCGGGCCGCTCGCCGTCTACGGCTGCGCCGGCTTGCCGACCGCGAGCCGCGGCCGTGCCGACCAGCAATATTTTTTCGTGAACGGCCGCTTCGTGCGCGACAAACTGCTCACGCACGCTGTACGCGCCGCGTATGAGGACGTGCTGCACGGCGACCGTTACCCGTCGTACGTACTGTTCCTCGACCTGCCGCCCGAGGCGGTCGACGTGAACGTGCATCCGTCGAAAATCGAAGTGCGGTTCCGCGATTCGCGCTCGATCCATCAATACGTATTCCATGCGGTGCAGCGCGCGCTCGCACGCCACGCGGGCGCGTCGCCGGAGACCACCGCGGGCGGCCATGCGGCGCACATCGAGGCCGCGCCCGGCGGCCCGGCTTCGTTCCAGACCACGCCGCTCGGTCAGCGCAGCGCGTCTGGCACGGGTGGCAGCGGGTTCTCGCCGGCGGCGTCTTCATCGTCGTCCGGCACCACGTGGATGCGCCAGGCGCGCATGACGCAGGGCACGCTGCCGGTCGCGCAGCCGCTCGCGCTGTACGACGCGCTGTTCGGCCGCAAGGACACGGGTTCGGGCGCGCCGGACGGCACGGCCCGCGTCTCGGGCGATGCAGGCGGTTCGGTCGCCGCGCCGATCGCACCGCTGCCCGGCTTCGGCGGGTCGCCCGTCGTTGCCGCCGCGCACGACGACCAGCCGCTCGGTTTCGCGCTCGGCCAGATTCACGGGATCTACGTGCTCGCGCAGAACGCGCACGGCCTCGTCATCGTCGACATGCACGCGGCGCACGAGCGGATCCTGTACGAACAGTTCAAGAATGCGCTCGCGGACCGAACGGTCGCGGTGCAGTCGCTGCTGCTGCCGGTATCGATGACGGCGACGCCGGTCGAGATCGGTACGGCCGAGGAAGAACGCGAGACGCTCGAATCGCTGGGCTTCGACCTCGCGGTGCTGTCGCCGACGACGCTCGCGATCCGCGCGGTGCCCGCGCTGCTGAAAGATGCGGACTTGCAGTCGCTCGCGCGCGCGGTACTCGCCGATCTCCACGCGTTCGGCGGCTCGCGCGTGCTCACGGAACGGCAGCACGAACTGCTCGGCACGCTCGCGTGCCATCACGCCGTGCGCGCGAACCGGCGCCTGACGCTCGACGAGATGAACGCGCTGCTGCGCCAGATGGAAGCGACCGAACGCGCGGACCAGTGCAATCACGGCCGGCCGACGTGGTATCAGCTCACGCTGAACGACCTCGACCGCCTTTTCATGCGCGGACAATGA